The nucleotide window TGCCTTCAAGCAACCGGTCGAGAGTCTTGCGGTTGCGGAACACCAGCACAACGTCGGTGGACTCGACGCCGGCCTGGAACCCAACGCTCGCACCACCAAGGTCAACGAACACGGGATCGGACCAGTTCCCGTCTTTCTCTTTGACGAGCACAACGCCGTGCCCGCCGCGACCACCGACCACGAATCCGGCCTTGATCACACGGGGCACGATCACCACACCGTGCGCGTCAGCCAGCAACTTTGCCGGAATGCCTTTGAGAGGGATGCTGTTCAGGTCGGCGAGCACCTCCTCGGCGTGTTCGAGGGTCTTGGCGTTGCTCGGCGGTAGAGCCGCGACAGGAGCGACACACACAGCGACCGCACCGGCCGCAAGTAAGAACCGCATCATTGTTTCATCTCCTTCACCGGATCCAAACTTCCGACTGCGAAACTGTGATGCAATCACGGCGCCGCGAGGCGCAATTTGTTTCCCGGATTACACTTCGCAGTCGAAACATGCGCCGAATGTAGGAAATGCGTCGGTCACACAAGGTAGGCCGGCAGCAATCGACGGTCCGGCACTTCGAATGGCTTACAGCACCGGGATCAAGCCGTGCGGTTGATCCGCTGCCGGTTCGGGGCTGGTGGACTCTGTGTGAATAAGCGGAAGTAATTCTTCTACCGCCTGCCGCACGCGCGGCGACGGATCGTCTGCCGCCGCGTGAACCACTGCGGCCGCCCGCGCGTTCGCAGAATCGGCCTCGAGAACGGCGCCGGCTGCCACCATCCGCACCCGTACGTTCGGGTCGTCCAGAAGGTCTAGCATCAGGTCCGACCGTTCGGCCGCCGGGGCGAGCCGGAGTGCAAGCGCCGCGTTCAATCGCAGCCCGTCGTTGGGGTCGGTCAGGCATTCGCGGAGCGGCAGAACCGCACCGGACGGGAGTTCGGCCAGTCGCGCGAGCGCGTGCGCCGCGTTCGCACGAACCTGGGTTTCAGGGTCGTGAAGCGCCTCGACCAGCGCCGAAGCGGCCGACTCGGGAACTTCTGACACCCGTATCCACCCCGCAGAAGCAACCAACCGCACCGGCACCTCCGGGTCGGACATGCCGGACGTAAACGCTTCGACGGCTTCGGGAGGTTGAATCATGGCGAGCGCACGCATCGCCTGCTCGCGCACCCCGGCCTCGCCGGTGCGCGCGGCGCGGAGCAAAGCCGCGCCGGCCTTTACGGCCGCCGGCCCGAGCCGCGCGAGTGCCTGCGACGCGGCGGCTTGTACCCAGTCGCTGTCGTCTGCGGTCAGCGCCTCGCACAGCCCGTTAACGACCGCATCAGTCCCCTGAACCCACTTCGAGAGCGTTTCGCACACCTGCACCTTAACCTGATCGTTCGGGTCGCGCAATAGGGGCAGTAAGTCGGCCAGCAGGTCTTCCGGCGGCTGGTCCCACGCCGCCGCGGCCGCCGCGGCCCCGGTCCGCACCAGCGGGTCGGTGTCCTTGAACGCCTCGCGCACGAGTCGCGCTGTACCAATTGTCGGCGAGCCCAACGTGCCCAGCCCGCGCACGGCCCGGGCGCGAACCGCACCGTCCTCATCAGCGGCCGCTTTTTCCAGCGCCGCCCGCGCCATCCCCGCGGACGATCCGAGTTTGCCCAGCGCCTCCGCCGCGTTCGCTCGCACTTGCGGGTTGACGTGCCCCAGCGCGCGAATTAGGCCCGGAACCACGCCCTGCCCGACGCCCATCTCGCCCAGCGCCTCGGCGGCCAGCGCGCTGACCCAACTGTCGCGGTCGCGGAGCGCCTTCACCAGATGAGGAACCGCGACCTCGGCCGCTTCCGCACCGAGCTTGCCGAGAGCCTCCGCCGCCTTCGCGCGGACCATGTCGTTACCGTCCGCAAGGGCCTCGATCAGCGGCGGCGCCGCATGTTCGGCCGACGCGTCGACAGCCCCCAGCGCTTCCGCCGCCTGCGCGCGGATGGTTGTGTCCGGACTGGAGAGCCCGGTTGCGAGTTGGGTGGTTGCGCCGTCGTCCAGCGGACCAACCGCCCTTACCGCTTCCGCCGCCGCCTCGCGAACGGAATCCTCGCGGTCCTGAAGCAGTTCGATCAGCCGCGGCACGACCGGAGCGGCCCGCCGCCCGAGCGCCTTCAGACCCAGCGCGGCCGCCGCGCGTACCGGACCGGCCGGGTCATCGAGTGCCGGCGCGAGTAGTTCTGGAGCGGCCCCTACCGCCCCGAGTGCCTCCGCGGCGCGGCATCGAACCGTCTCGTCTGTGTCTGTCAGGAGCGCGGCCAGTTCTTTCGCCGCATGCACCGCGGGCGCCCCGGCACGTCCGAGCGACGCCGCGACCGCGCCGCGAACGGCCGCCAGTTCGTCGCCGAGGGCGCGGCGCAGGTTCTCGACCGCGAACCCGGTCGGGTCGAGTTCCTGGCCGGTCTCCTGAGCGCGGTTCAAGAACGGCCAACGGGTGTTCGCGCGCCGGGGGCGCCGCACCCGGCGCACGCGCTCCGCCTTCACCCCCCCTTCAGCGATCGAACCCAGCGCCTCGGCCGCACTCAGCCGCGCCATCCCGCTCGGGTCGCCGAGTAGCGCGGCGACATCGGCAACGGCGTCGCGCGCGCGCAGGTGACCGAGCGCCGCCGCCGCCACCACACGGACGTGCTCGTGCGCGTCGGACAGGTGCCGCACGAGCATCGGAACGGTCGAAGGGCCGATCGCGGCCAGCACGAGCGGCAACTGGTCGCGCTGCTCCTTCGTTAACGCCGTCAGTCCGCGCAGGGACACCAGCACCGGCCCGATCGCCGCGGCACCGAACTGCGGGAGCGCGTTCCGGGCGCGGTCGTGGATCGGCTCGTGCGGGCTCCAGAAATCGGCGATGGTTTCGGACATGAGCCGCCCCTGCCGCACCGAGGCGAACACCTGTTGCAACAAGATCAGCGTGAAAAACGACTTGAACGCGGCGAGCAGCAGCGCGGTCGGCGGCGCGGCGCTCCGCACGAACGCGGTGTGGACGAGCTGCTTCGAGTCGGCCAGGTTGAGTACGTCCACCAGCCGGACGAGGTTGATGATTGCGTAGGTGAAAAAGTCCACGAAGCCGGGGTGCGTGTCCCCTTCGATGACGTACCAGTTCCGGCCGACGGTCTCGTATGTCCCCTGGTTCAGTAGCACGAACCCGCCGATCACCCCGGCCGCCGCGACGCCCATCAGCGGCACGCCGACCCGGTGCCCGTATCGGGCCACGTTGGACGCAAGCTCCTGCCCCTTGGTCGGGTTGTGAACGGCCTTACGCCCGCGCTCGATCTCGTACCGCTCCACGTCGATGAACATGTACGCGAGGCACGTCGCTACGCCCATCGTGAGAAGCGCGCCGGCGCACAACAGCGTCACGACCGGAGCCGTCGTGGCGGTAACGCCTCCGCCAACAATAAGCCCCAGCGTGACGACGAGGTACACGCCCCAGGACGCCCACGAGAGCCACCGCTCCCACACGCGGAACCCGCGGGCCACGGCCCACCGCGTGACGCGCCCGAACCGGTCGAGAACCCAGCCGATGAGGCCGATCTGGAACAACCCGCCGGCGACGAGAGCGAGAACGAGCAGCGTGGCGAGTATCGAGTACGAAGAGACCGTCTGATCGAGTTTCACGAGCCAATGCGGGTCCATGAGTGCTCCGGTTCGGGCGACGCGTCGGCGCCGGACGGGTCCGCGAACGGCAGCGCAGTCCGCGCGGGTCAGAACACACCAACCGCGATAACCGGAGCGGCAGCAAGCAAACCACAGGCCAAAGAGCGACCCTCGTCGTGTGCTGCCGCCAAGCGATTCAGAAGATCACCGGGTTGCAATCTCCTGTTGCGTCATGCAGTGGAGCGTTCCGAACCCCCACACCAGGTCCACACAACTGATCCCGACCACCTCACGATCGGCGAACACATCGGCCAAGATGCCGAGCGCGAGGCGGTCCGCCGGGTCGTTGAAGGTGGGCACGATCACCGTCCCGTTCGCGATGTAGAAGTTCGCGTAGCTCGCGGGCAGCCGGGTGCCCTCGAAGATCAGCGGGCGCGGCATTGGCAGCGGGATCACCTCCAGTTTCGTGCCGTGAACGTCGGTCATGCCGCCGAGCCGCTCCAAATTCTCCTGAAGCGGCTGGTAGTTCTCATCGCTCGGGTCGTTTTCCACCACCGTCACGACGGTGCGCGAGTTTACGAACCGCGCCAGATCGTCAACGTGGCCGTGCGTGTCGTCGCCCACGATCCCGCGGTCCAGCCAGAGCACCTTCTGAACGCCCAGGTACTCCGCGAACACCGCCTCGTAGTCCGCCCGGCTGAACGGCGGGTTGCGTTCCTGCGTCTTACTCAGGAGGCACTCTTCGGTCGTGAGCAGCAGGCCCGCACCGTTCACGTCAATGCTCCCGCCCTCCAAAACGATGCGGTGGCCGTCACGAACCGGCTGCACGGACTTCACGCCCAGCGACTCGGCCACGAACGCCGGCAGGCTGTCATCCTGGAGCCAGTCCGGGTACTTCGCCCAAGCGTTAAAGTGCCAGTCGAGCGCCACTCGACCGCCCGCCGAATCCCGCACAAAGATCGGGCCGGAGTCGCGGACCCACGAGCGGTCCGTCGGCTTCTCCCACAACTTCACACGGCTGATGTCAGCACCGGCGCGCGTGAGCGCGTCGGTCGCGGCGGCGTGGCGAATGTCATCGGGAACGATCAGATTAACGGTCTCGTGCCGCGTCAGCGCGCGAACGATCTCCGCGTACACCCAGGGGATGGGTTCCATTTTCCCCGGCCAGTCGGAGCCGCGGTGCGGCCACGCGAGCCACGTGGACGCGTGCGGCTCCCACTCCGCCGGCATGCGGTACGGCGCGATTTCCTGCGATTTCGTCATTTTTGTTAGCCGTTCTGAGCTACCATTTCAGGCGAGGGGCGAATATCGCAGAGGCGCTTTTAACCTCACGCGAATCTTCATTGGACTCGCCCAATCCCACGAGAGAATTTCGTAAAACACCGTTGCGGGAAACCAACAGTGGTCGCTACATTCCCGACACCGCCCAAACGGACACCCGGACCGACTGCCGGGAGTTGCACGGAGGCAACCTGCGTGACCTCACACCCGGGGCTCATTCTACTCGTCGAAGACGATGCCGACCTGCGTGCCGCGTTCGAGTTCACGCTGCGCCGCCGCGGCTATAAGGTGGTCAGCACCGGCTGCGGGCTGCGGGCGGTCGAACTGGCGGTTGAGCATCAACCCACACTCGCGGTTGTTGACCTGTTACTACCCGGCCAGAGCGGGTTTCAGGTCTCCCACGCCCTCCGCGAGCGGTTCGGTGATAACGTTCGTGTGCTCGTGATGTCGGGTTACACCTCCTCGCACCATCGTGATTACGCGGCCGCATCCGGAGCAGAGGCGTTCCTCGCGAAACCGTTTTCGGAAGTCGCACTGATCGACGCCGTGGAAGCCCTTTGTCCGGCACCGATCAAGTCGCAAGAGCCGTTCGAGACGCGCCGCCGGGTCAAGATCGGTGCCTGACGGACCACCCGGACGGAAAACTTCTACGGTGTTCGGAGTGTCGCCCGCTCGCTTCGCGAGCGGTGTTTCGTGCATCCGATCGGTGCTTCGGATCGCAGTACCGACCATTTCGCAACCGTTCGCGGAACGAGCCGACCGCACTCCGAATACCTGTTTTGGGGATCGCGTATCAGAAACGCCACCATCGTTTTGAATCATATTTGCCGCAAACAGCTTATCAGCAACATCTTGCGACGGTCGTTTCGGCTCGTTGCTGATCTGGGCTCTGCTGACTTTGGGCGCCGACTATCGGGGTGGAACGCGTGATTCGTGGGTAGTAAACACCCAGCGAATTGCCAGTCCGGGGACCAGTGGAACGGTAGTGAAGCACCCGTTTATCGCCCGCAGATGTCCACTCGCTCACCCGTCGAATGCGGCTCGGGATCAAGTGTAACCCCCGCGTTACAGTTCCGGACGCCCGCGCACCTCCGATCCGCGTTCGTTCCTCGAACGGCACGAGTGCAAAATCGACCTGTCGCTCGCTTGTCGATCGGCCTACGACAAAGGGGCCGCGTTGCGCGTTGACAGCGCCCCCCCGGGGTGGTACGTTGGCACTCAACCTTTATTATTGCCCGTCCGCGTTTTATGTACCACTAGTCATGCCTCCTTCGGACCCGCCCGGCGGAAACCGGGAACGTGAAATTCTCGACGAGTGCCAGGACGCAATCGGCTACCGCTTTGAGCGAGTGGAACTCCTCCGCTCGGCGCTCACGCACACGTCCAGCGCGAACACCCGAGCCGCATCCAACGAGCGGCTCGAGTTTTTGGGTGACAGCGTCCTCGGCCTGGTCACGTGCGAGCAACTGTACCGGCGGTTCCCGGAGTACCAGGAAGGCGACCTCACGAAGGTGAAGTCCGCCGTTGTAAGTCGCAAGACCTGCGCCCGGTTCAGCCAGGAAATCCGGCTCGGCGACTTCCTGTTCCTGGGGCGCGGGGTGAACTCGAACGGCGAGATGCCGCTCAACATCCTCGCTAACGCGTTCGAATCGCTGGTGGCGGCGGTCTTCCTCGACGGCGGCTGGGACGCGGCCCGCGACTTCGTGCTGGACTTCATCGACCCTGAAGTCGATCGCGTCGCCCGCGACGCCATCTCCGCCAACGCGAAATCCCAGCTCCAGACCGTGACCCAGCGGGAGTACGGCGACACGCCGCGTTACTTCCTCCTGGACGAGCAGGGGCCGGACAACAACAAGTGCTTCAAGGTCGCGGCCCAGGTCCACGACGAGCGGTTCCCGGCCGCATGGGGCCACACCAAGAAGGAAGCCGAGCTGAAGGCCGCGATGAACGCCCTCGCCCATATCCACGGTGAGCCGCTCCCTTACGCGTGCGACTGAGTCCCCCTACCCATGCCGATGTCACCGTACCCTGTGCTGTGTTACGCACCGGGGTGTCACTCGCCGGCGCTGTACAAAATCGCGGCGAAGTGGAGCGACGGCACCACCGCCGAACTCAAGACGTACGGCCTCGCCTGTGCCGCGTGCGTGCCGAAGCTCCTCGACCGCGCGCGCGAGAAACGCACCGCGTGCCGGCTCGCGGTCGGCGAAACACTTGAACTTCCCGGCGTTTACGACCTCACCCGGGGTGAACGGGACCGCGTACTCGCGCGCCGCCCGGACCTCGAACCGCCGCCCGGCGTCCAATAGCACTCATGTCGGCGCACCCCGAATTCGTCATCGTCGGCCAGGGGTTGGCCGGAACCGCACTCGCGTGGCAGCTCCTTCGCCGCGGCCGGAAGGTTCTCGTCGTGGACCGCGGGAGCGGGGGCTGCTCTCGGCTCGCGGCGGGGCTCATCACCCCGATCACCGGAAAGCGTGTCGCGAAAAGCTGGCGGTGGGACGAGTTACGTCCGGCGGCAGAAACGTTCTACCGCGAAATCGAGACCCGCACGGGCGCCACCTTCTTCCACCCGCGTGAAGCGATCAGGCTCTTCGCCACCGCAAACGAACGGGCGCGTTATTCCGGTCCCGACGGTGATGTGGGCGCTCGTGGTGACTGGTTCAACGCCGCGTTCGGCGGGTTCGTGATGCCCGAGGCCGCCCGGCTCGACGTGCCCCGTTACCTCGAAGCGTCGCGTGAGTACTTCCGCGCCATTGGTGCGTTCTGCACCGCAGACCTCGACCCGAAACAGATCGAGCCCACCACCGCCACCGTTCGCGTCACTCAACTGGGCGTCGAAGCTCAAACGCTGGCGTTTTGCCGCGGGTTCGCCCCCGACGGCGATCCGTGGTTCGGCGCGATCCCGTTCCGCGCCGCGAAGGGCGAGTTCCTGACCGTTTGGGTGCCCGGACTGGCCGAGCAGCGTGTGACGCACCGGGGCGTATGGCTCGCACCGCTCGGCGATGAGGTGTTTCGGGTCGGAGCGACGTACTCCTGGCACCAACTCGATGGTGTTCCCACCGCGGCAGGCCGAACCGAACTCGAAGGGCGACTCCGCGAGTTACTCAGGCTGCCGTTTGAGGTGATCGAACACCGCGCCGCGGTACGGCCGATCATCGGCGGGAGCGTGCCCGTTCTGGGTCGGCACCCGGACTCCCCGCGGGTCGCGTTCTTCAACGGGCTCGGGTCGAAGGGTTCGCTGCTGTCGCCGTTCTTCGCGAACCAACTCGCCGCGCACCTGTGCGACGGCGGCAAAATCGATCCCGAAGTTGATGTGCGAACGTTCTTGAACCGCGTCTCCGGCCTTCACAATCCGGAGTGATCGACGAATCAAACTCCTCGACCTTCTCGGTCGCTGGGGAGGCGCCCGGCGAGCGCGAGCGCCACGCCCGCGGTGCCGACCGTCACGATGCTCAACCCGAGACTCACGAAGTGCCACGACACGAACGCGGCCTTCGCGGCTGCGGCGATGGTGGCGTCCGGGTTAAATCGTTCGAGCCGGAGCCGGGTCACCTCGTTCGAGATCGGCCACCCGGCGATCACGGTCGCCGTCGCGAAGGCGATCACGAACACCCGGAACCGGTGAGCCCCTCCGAGTCGGAACCAACTCAGTGCCGTCAGCAGAGCGATCGCGGCGCACACCGTTTGCATCGCGAAATACCGCGGGAACACCGGTCCGACCGCCGACCCCGCCAGTGCGCTGGCGAGCGCGTCCTTCTCCTTTTGCTCGGCGTCCGCCGGGATGATCGTCCGATAGGCGGTGCGGTCCGAAGGACCGGCGTTCACCACCTCTTTGAACGAATCGAAAATGGCCGTCGCGGCGCCGAAGTTGAAGAACGCCGCCCCGCCGAACCACAACCCCAGCGCCAGGACGTGTAGTCCCCGCAGAACCGGTTGCCGCATCGGGAAATCTCCAATCGCGTTCTCGGACCCGGCCAGGAGCCGCTTCGCGTTCGCCCGGTGCTTCACGAACACCATCGCCGTTCCCGCGATCAGGTACAGCGTCACCGGGAGCACGGGTTCCGCAAACGGTGCCCGCGACGCCACGAGGTGAGCGAGTACCAGCACGGTGCCCGCCGTCAGCGACGCCAGCGACACGAACCGCGACGCAAACAGCACCACGACCCAGGTTGTTATCGCGAGCGTGGCCGCCAGCGGCACCAACACGAACACCGTGCCGGCGCCGGTCGCGACGCCCTTTCCGCCGCGGAACCCGAGGTACACCGGGAACAGGTGCCCGAGGAACGCCAGCGCCGCGGCGCCCACCCGGACCACGTCCGGCCCGCCGATCGCGTCCGACGCCCCCGGCGCGAGCGCCTCGGCGAGCCGGACCGCCACCGCTACCGGTGCCGCGCCTTTCAAGAGGTCCAGCACGAACACGATCGCGCCGTACTTGCGCCCGAGGACGCGGCCGGCGTTGGTGGCGCCGATGTTACCGCTCCCGGCCTGGAACAGGTTCACGCCCCGGAACCGGCCCAC belongs to Gemmata obscuriglobus and includes:
- a CDS encoding response regulator, with the protein product MTSHPGLILLVEDDADLRAAFEFTLRRRGYKVVSTGCGLRAVELAVEHQPTLAVVDLLLPGQSGFQVSHALRERFGDNVRVLVMSGYTSSHHRDYAAASGAEAFLAKPFSEVALIDAVEALCPAPIKSQEPFETRRRVKIGA
- a CDS encoding agmatine deiminase family protein, with product MTKSQEIAPYRMPAEWEPHASTWLAWPHRGSDWPGKMEPIPWVYAEIVRALTRHETVNLIVPDDIRHAAATDALTRAGADISRVKLWEKPTDRSWVRDSGPIFVRDSAGGRVALDWHFNAWAKYPDWLQDDSLPAFVAESLGVKSVQPVRDGHRIVLEGGSIDVNGAGLLLTTEECLLSKTQERNPPFSRADYEAVFAEYLGVQKVLWLDRGIVGDDTHGHVDDLARFVNSRTVVTVVENDPSDENYQPLQENLERLGGMTDVHGTKLEVIPLPMPRPLIFEGTRLPASYANFYIANGTVIVPTFNDPADRLALGILADVFADREVVGISCVDLVWGFGTLHCMTQQEIATR
- the plsY gene encoding glycerol-3-phosphate 1-O-acyltransferase PlsY, translated to MSPLAAALAPLTVAYLVGALPFGYLVGRFRGVNLFQAGSGNIGATNAGRVLGRKYGAIVFVLDLLKGAAPVAVAVRLAEALAPGASDAIGGPDVVRVGAAALAFLGHLFPVYLGFRGGKGVATGAGTVFVLVPLAATLAITTWVVVLFASRFVSLASLTAGTVLVLAHLVASRAPFAEPVLPVTLYLIAGTAMVFVKHRANAKRLLAGSENAIGDFPMRQPVLRGLHVLALGLWFGGAAFFNFGAATAIFDSFKEVVNAGPSDRTAYRTIIPADAEQKEKDALASALAGSAVGPVFPRYFAMQTVCAAIALLTALSWFRLGGAHRFRVFVIAFATATVIAGWPISNEVTRLRLERFNPDATIAAAAKAAFVSWHFVSLGLSIVTVGTAGVALALAGRLPSDREGRGV
- a CDS encoding NAD(P)/FAD-dependent oxidoreductase; its protein translation is MSAHPEFVIVGQGLAGTALAWQLLRRGRKVLVVDRGSGGCSRLAAGLITPITGKRVAKSWRWDELRPAAETFYREIETRTGATFFHPREAIRLFATANERARYSGPDGDVGARGDWFNAAFGGFVMPEAARLDVPRYLEASREYFRAIGAFCTADLDPKQIEPTTATVRVTQLGVEAQTLAFCRGFAPDGDPWFGAIPFRAAKGEFLTVWVPGLAEQRVTHRGVWLAPLGDEVFRVGATYSWHQLDGVPTAAGRTELEGRLRELLRLPFEVIEHRAAVRPIIGGSVPVLGRHPDSPRVAFFNGLGSKGSLLSPFFANQLAAHLCDGGKIDPEVDVRTFLNRVSGLHNPE
- a CDS encoding lipid-binding SYLF domain-containing protein, with protein sequence MMRFLLAAGAVAVCVAPVAALPPSNAKTLEHAEEVLADLNSIPLKGIPAKLLADAHGVVIVPRVIKAGFVVGGRGGHGVVLVKEKDGNWSDPVFVDLGGASVGFQAGVESTDVVLVFRNRKTLDRLLEGKGKLTLGADASVAAGPVGRMAAAATDAKLEAEIVSYSRSRGLFAGVSLDGTTIHANRRNNMQFRQPGREAELKLADSLKAKLVEMSTEKPVPAAQPGAPVLMPPVPTPPSSAPTPIPTPAAPPVPPRP
- the rnc gene encoding ribonuclease III, with translation MPPSDPPGGNREREILDECQDAIGYRFERVELLRSALTHTSSANTRAASNERLEFLGDSVLGLVTCEQLYRRFPEYQEGDLTKVKSAVVSRKTCARFSQEIRLGDFLFLGRGVNSNGEMPLNILANAFESLVAAVFLDGGWDAARDFVLDFIDPEVDRVARDAISANAKSQLQTVTQREYGDTPRYFLLDEQGPDNNKCFKVAAQVHDERFPAAWGHTKKEAELKAAMNALAHIHGEPLPYACD
- a CDS encoding HEAT repeat domain-containing protein, encoding MDPHWLVKLDQTVSSYSILATLLVLALVAGGLFQIGLIGWVLDRFGRVTRWAVARGFRVWERWLSWASWGVYLVVTLGLIVGGGVTATTAPVVTLLCAGALLTMGVATCLAYMFIDVERYEIERGRKAVHNPTKGQELASNVARYGHRVGVPLMGVAAAGVIGGFVLLNQGTYETVGRNWYVIEGDTHPGFVDFFTYAIINLVRLVDVLNLADSKQLVHTAFVRSAAPPTALLLAAFKSFFTLILLQQVFASVRQGRLMSETIADFWSPHEPIHDRARNALPQFGAAAIGPVLVSLRGLTALTKEQRDQLPLVLAAIGPSTVPMLVRHLSDAHEHVRVVAAAALGHLRARDAVADVAALLGDPSGMARLSAAEALGSIAEGGVKAERVRRVRRPRRANTRWPFLNRAQETGQELDPTGFAVENLRRALGDELAAVRGAVAASLGRAGAPAVHAAKELAALLTDTDETVRCRAAEALGAVGAAPELLAPALDDPAGPVRAAAALGLKALGRRAAPVVPRLIELLQDREDSVREAAAEAVRAVGPLDDGATTQLATGLSSPDTTIRAQAAEALGAVDASAEHAAPPLIEALADGNDMVRAKAAEALGKLGAEAAEVAVPHLVKALRDRDSWVSALAAEALGEMGVGQGVVPGLIRALGHVNPQVRANAAEALGKLGSSAGMARAALEKAAADEDGAVRARAVRGLGTLGSPTIGTARLVREAFKDTDPLVRTGAAAAAAAWDQPPEDLLADLLPLLRDPNDQVKVQVCETLSKWVQGTDAVVNGLCEALTADDSDWVQAAASQALARLGPAAVKAGAALLRAARTGEAGVREQAMRALAMIQPPEAVEAFTSGMSDPEVPVRLVASAGWIRVSEVPESAASALVEALHDPETQVRANAAHALARLAELPSGAVLPLRECLTDPNDGLRLNAALALRLAPAAERSDLMLDLLDDPNVRVRMVAAGAVLEADSANARAAAVVHAAADDPSPRVRQAVEELLPLIHTESTSPEPAADQPHGLIPVL